In Pseudomonas sp. HR96, the DNA window CCGGGTTGCCGCGCGAGAGCGCGTTGCCGATCACCACCAGGTCTGGCGCCGGCTCCAGCTGCGCCGCGTCGTAGCCCTGGATCAGCTCGATGCCCTGAGCCTGCAGCTGAGTGCTCATCGGGGGATAGACATTGGCGTCGGAACCGGTCACATGGTGGCCCAATTCCTTGGCGAGCACCGCCAGCGAGCCCATGAAGGTGCCGCAGATACCGAGAATGTGAATATGCATGATTGGCCTCGTAAACATCGCCGCAGGTTAGCGCAGGGGGCGCAAAATCTCACGCGATGAATAGCCCGGGGCCTTGCTCAGCTGCCCGTAGCCTTCTCGATGCCGTGCCGGCGCAACTTGCGATACAAGGTATTGCGGCTCACGCCCAGCACCTCGGCGGCCCGGGTCATATGCCAATGCTGCTGCTCGAGCACCTCGATCAGGGCGCTGCGCTCGGCCTGTTCCAGTGGCGCCGGCAGCGCCTGCGCCAAGGGCGCGGGCTGGCGCACCAGTGCCGGCAGGTCGGCCACGCCGATCATCGCGCCCTCGCAGAGGGCCACCAGGGTGCGCAACACCGTGCGCAACTGGCGCACGTTGCCCGGCCAGGCGTAATCCAGCAACCTCTGCCGCGCCGCCGGCGCCAGCTGCACACGGCGCTCCTCGCCGGCCAGCTCGCGGGCCAGGAGAAAATCCAGCAACTGGCTCCTGTCGCTGCGCTCGCGCAACGGCGGCAGGGCGATCTCCAAACCGTTGAGCCGGTAGTACAGGTCTTCGCGAAAGCGCCCGTCAACGACCCGCTCCTGCAGGTCGCGGTGGCTGGCACTGACGATGCGCACATCCAGCGACACCGGCTCGCCACCCAGCGGCACCACCTGGCGCTCCTCCAGCACGCGCAGCAGACGAGCCTGCAGGGCCAGCGGCATGTCGCCGATCTCATCGAGCAACAAAGTGCCGCCGTTGGCCTGTTGCAGCTTGCCACGCATGCCCTCCTTGCGCGCTCCGGTAAAACTGCCGCCCACGTAGCCGAACAACTCGCTTTCGATCAGGCTCTCCGGAATGGCCGCACAGTTGAGCGCCACAAACGGCCCAGCGGCGCGCTGGCTGGCCAGGTGCACGGCCTTGGCGAAGGCTTCCTTGCCACAGCCGGTCTCGCCCTTGAGCAGCAGCGGCACGTCGCGCTCGAACACCCGCAGGGCTCGACGAAAATCCTGCTGAAGGCCAGCATCGCCCAGGCAGATGTCGGCCGCAGGCGGCGCGGTCCTGGCCACCGGCGTCGCCGGCGCAGAGGCCACGCGGACCGGGCCGGGCCGTCCCTTGACCCGCGCGTACAGCAGGCGCCCGTCATGACAACGCAACGGCCAGCTGGCCGCAGCGTCCTCGCCGGCATGCGCCAGCAACCAGTCGAGCGGGCAGTCGAACAGGGTTTCGAGCGGCCGCCCGACGAGGCTCTCGCGCGAATGCCCGAGCAGGTTCAGCGCACTCTGGTTGACCGCCTCGATCCGCCCTGCGGCGCTGAACGCCAGCAGCCCTTCGCTGAACAGCCCCATGGAGCCCATCGGCAGGTGAATCTGCAGCAGCAGGTGCTGGGCCTGGGCATTGATGAAGTAGTGGCCTTCGATCATCTTGGCCGCCAGGTTGACCAGAGTCTGCGTGTGGAACTGGCTCTGGCGCGAGACTTGGGCACGCGCCGAGGACACATCGAGCACCGCGAGCAATTCGCCATCGGGGTCGAACACCGGGCTGGCCGAGCACGTCAGGTGGGTATGACGACCACGAAAATGCTCGTCACGGTGGATGGTCAGGGCCTGGCGCTCGACCAGGCAGGTGCCGATGCCGTTGGTGCCTTCGCAGGCCTCGCTCCAGTCGGCGCCCAGCCACAGCCCGGCCTGCTCGAACACGCGCCGCTCGGCCGGCGCAGTCACGCAGTTGAGGATCACCCCACTGGCGTCGGTCAACAACACGGCATGGCCGCTGCCACTGAGCTGTTGATGCAGATGGCTCATCTCGCTGCCGACCGCCAGCAGCACCTGACGCAGCTGCTCGCGACGCTCGAGGACGTGCGCATGCTCCAGCACCGTAGGGGCGATGGCCAAAGCGGGGTCCAAATGGTAATCCTGCAAGCAGCGCCGCCAGGAACGGGCAATGGACGGGTCACCCTGGCCCCCTTGCGGCTGATCTTGGGTCACGGTGAGTACGCGACGGGCGTGGCGGCTCAGATCGCTGCTCTGCATTTTATTATTCTCCCTGGAGCGAAGGCTCAGCATCCTCTTCGCCCCTGCTCTGCGCAAGCCGACCTCAGTCGCAGAAAGGCCACTTGCTGCACGACTGACACAGTGTGTCAGGCGGACTGTGCCGTATCCGATACAGCCGCCCGTTGCATTGACCCTGCCTCCCGCCCGCGCGCCGTGTTCCCAGGCCTTCGCAGAGCAGTGGCCCAGCCTTTGCTCTACGCTCAATGACCTGGATCGGTTCAATCAGCTGGATCGTTGCAGCTCCCCACAAGCACAAGAGCAGGAGACACCTACCATGCGTTACGCACATCCCGGAACCGACGGCGCGCTCGTATCCTTCAAGAGCCGCTACGGGAACTACATCGGTGGCGAATTCGTCGCCCCGGTCAAAGGCCAGTATTTCACCACCACATCGCCGGTCAACGGCCAGGCCATTGCCGAATTCCCCCGCTCCAGCGTCGAGGACATCGACAAGGCGCTGGACGCCGCCCACGCCGCTGCCGACGCCTGGGGCAGCACTTCGGTCCAGGCGCGCTCGCTGACCCTGTTGAAAATCGCCGACCGCATCGAACAGAACCTGGAGCTGCTGGCCATCACCGAAACCTGGGACAACGGCAAGGCCGTGCGCGAGACCCTCAACGCCGACATCCCGCTGGCGGCCGATCACTTCCGCTACTTCGCCGGCTGCCTGCGCGCGCAGGAGGGCAGTGCCGCGGAAATCGACGGCAACACGGTCGCCTACCACATCCATGAACCGCTGGGCGTGGTCGGGCAGATCATCCCGTGGAACTTCCCGATCCTGATGGCCGCCTGGAAGCTCGCCCCGGCACTGGCCGCCGGCAACTGCGTGGTGCTCAAGCCGGCCGAACAGACCCCGCTGGGCATCACCGTACTGGCCGAGCTGATCGGCGACCTGTTGCCGCCGGGCGTGCTGAACATCGTGCAGGGCTTCGGCAAGGAAGCGGGCGAGGCACTGGCCACCAGCAAGCGCATCGCCAAGATCGCCTTCACCGGTTCCACCCCGGTAGGCTCGCACATCATGAAATGCGCCGCCGAGAACATCATTCCGTCGACCGTGGAGCTGGGCGGCAAGTCACCGAACATCTTCTTCGAAGACATCATGAACGCCGAGCAGAGTTTCATCGAGAAGGCCGCCGAGGGCCTGGTGCTGGCCTTCTTCAACCAGGGCGAGGTCTGCACCTGCCCATCACGGGCCCTGGTGCAGGAGTCGATCTACCCAGCCTTCATGAAAGAGGTGATGAAGAAGATCGAGCAGATCAAACGCGGCGACCCGCTGGATACCGAGACCATGGTCGGCGCCCAGGCCTCCGAGCAACAGTTCGACAAGATTCTCTCCTACATGGAAATTGCCAAGCAGGAAGGCGCCGAGCTGCTGACCGGCGGCAAGGTGGAAAAACTCGAGGGCAACCTGTCGACCGGCTACTACATCCAGCCCACCCTGCTCAAGGGCACCAACAAGATGCGCGTGTTTCAGGAGGAGATCTTCGGCCCGGTGGTCAGCATCACTACCTTCAAGGACGAAGCCGAAGCCCTGGCCATCGCCAATGACACCGAGTTCGGCCTCGGCGCCGGCGTATGGACCCGCGACATCAACCGCGCCTGGCGCATGGGCCGCGGCATCAAGGCCGGTCGCGTCTGGACCAACTGCTACCACCTGTACCCGGCGCACGCCGCGTTCGGTGGCTACAAGAAGTCTGGTGTCGGTCGTGAAACCCACAAGATGATGCTCGACCATTACCAGCAGACCAAGAACCTGCTGGTGAGCTACGACATCAACCCCCTCGGGTTCTTCTGACCTGCCGCGGCAACCGGCCTGGCAACAGGCCGGTTGTTCACGCGCCTTGCTCCGGGCCGGCGAGCTGGAGTACTAATGGCTTGTCC includes these proteins:
- a CDS encoding aldehyde dehydrogenase family protein, producing the protein MRYAHPGTDGALVSFKSRYGNYIGGEFVAPVKGQYFTTTSPVNGQAIAEFPRSSVEDIDKALDAAHAAADAWGSTSVQARSLTLLKIADRIEQNLELLAITETWDNGKAVRETLNADIPLAADHFRYFAGCLRAQEGSAAEIDGNTVAYHIHEPLGVVGQIIPWNFPILMAAWKLAPALAAGNCVVLKPAEQTPLGITVLAELIGDLLPPGVLNIVQGFGKEAGEALATSKRIAKIAFTGSTPVGSHIMKCAAENIIPSTVELGGKSPNIFFEDIMNAEQSFIEKAAEGLVLAFFNQGEVCTCPSRALVQESIYPAFMKEVMKKIEQIKRGDPLDTETMVGAQASEQQFDKILSYMEIAKQEGAELLTGGKVEKLEGNLSTGYYIQPTLLKGTNKMRVFQEEIFGPVVSITTFKDEAEALAIANDTEFGLGAGVWTRDINRAWRMGRGIKAGRVWTNCYHLYPAHAAFGGYKKSGVGRETHKMMLDHYQQTKNLLVSYDINPLGFF
- a CDS encoding sigma-54-dependent Fis family transcriptional regulator; the encoded protein is MQSSDLSRHARRVLTVTQDQPQGGQGDPSIARSWRRCLQDYHLDPALAIAPTVLEHAHVLERREQLRQVLLAVGSEMSHLHQQLSGSGHAVLLTDASGVILNCVTAPAERRVFEQAGLWLGADWSEACEGTNGIGTCLVERQALTIHRDEHFRGRHTHLTCSASPVFDPDGELLAVLDVSSARAQVSRQSQFHTQTLVNLAAKMIEGHYFINAQAQHLLLQIHLPMGSMGLFSEGLLAFSAAGRIEAVNQSALNLLGHSRESLVGRPLETLFDCPLDWLLAHAGEDAAASWPLRCHDGRLLYARVKGRPGPVRVASAPATPVARTAPPAADICLGDAGLQQDFRRALRVFERDVPLLLKGETGCGKEAFAKAVHLASQRAAGPFVALNCAAIPESLIESELFGYVGGSFTGARKEGMRGKLQQANGGTLLLDEIGDMPLALQARLLRVLEERQVVPLGGEPVSLDVRIVSASHRDLQERVVDGRFREDLYYRLNGLEIALPPLRERSDRSQLLDFLLARELAGEERRVQLAPAARQRLLDYAWPGNVRQLRTVLRTLVALCEGAMIGVADLPALVRQPAPLAQALPAPLEQAERSALIEVLEQQHWHMTRAAEVLGVSRNTLYRKLRRHGIEKATGS